A portion of the Armatimonadota bacterium genome contains these proteins:
- a CDS encoding fucose isomerase: MRSTPIGLVMLNDEREHVWTQNISENMAVVDRWAGIIRNGMKNRDGSAPEVITASKTITSVRVAQEVGEELARANVKQLVMCYNVWNFPFLAWPLVNSLGADVPILSLSNNNGKYPGNVGLLASDGALRQAGRRTHRIVGEIDDPEVQKSVFAWLRASQAATTMKNEVYGLYGGHAMGMETGYFHLTPTLKTFGTTCCQIDQLQLVETLKTIPQKDIEAGLKWFEQLLGDRLLYDGKMLTPETLKTQIGIYLAMEAVNKEKGFDFCGLKGQRELAEYVCLGDIPEMMMNDPYDWRGPKEPTVCATEADSYAALTMQALKYVTGGLPTLFMDVRLYHPELDIWDWCNSGNHSSWYAARSSDPKENFKTITFHPAMEFYFKAGGASVEFDAAPGKMTFARLGLWDEKPFMAIVPGEVVDLPAEERKRLNAQTDPTWPHVHAKLDCSIDEFISAFPANHAQGVFGDVVKELNYYCEINGITPIILGPAKDKRTKPVWEMVR, translated from the coding sequence ATGAGAAGCACACCTATCGGTTTGGTTATGCTCAACGACGAACGCGAGCATGTTTGGACACAAAACATCAGTGAAAATATGGCTGTAGTCGACAGATGGGCGGGCATTATCCGCAATGGCATGAAAAACCGGGACGGCAGCGCGCCGGAGGTGATCACGGCATCCAAGACCATCACATCGGTCAGAGTGGCTCAGGAAGTGGGAGAAGAACTGGCACGGGCTAATGTGAAGCAGCTTGTTATGTGCTATAACGTCTGGAACTTCCCGTTTCTGGCATGGCCGCTGGTCAACAGCCTTGGCGCCGATGTGCCTATACTCTCGCTCTCAAACAACAACGGCAAATATCCCGGCAATGTCGGTCTGTTGGCAAGCGACGGCGCTCTAAGACAGGCAGGCAGGCGGACTCACCGTATCGTAGGCGAGATCGACGATCCAGAAGTCCAGAAAAGCGTTTTTGCATGGCTGAGGGCTTCACAGGCCGCTACGACTATGAAAAACGAGGTCTACGGGCTCTACGGCGGGCACGCAATGGGCATGGAGACGGGTTATTTCCATCTCACCCCCACCCTCAAGACATTCGGCACGACCTGCTGCCAGATAGACCAACTCCAGCTTGTCGAAACCCTGAAAACTATCCCTCAAAAAGATATTGAGGCCGGACTCAAGTGGTTCGAACAGCTCCTGGGGGACCGACTGCTCTATGACGGCAAGATGCTGACCCCCGAAACTCTGAAGACCCAGATCGGGATATACCTGGCCATGGAAGCGGTCAATAAGGAGAAAGGCTTTGATTTCTGCGGTCTGAAGGGCCAACGGGAGCTTGCCGAATATGTCTGCCTGGGCGATATACCCGAGATGATGATGAACGATCCTTATGACTGGCGGGGGCCCAAAGAACCGACCGTCTGCGCTACTGAGGCCGATTCTTATGCAGCCCTCACGATGCAGGCACTCAAATATGTCACCGGCGGGCTGCCTACTCTGTTTATGGATGTCAGGCTGTATCACCCCGAGCTAGATATCTGGGACTGGTGCAACTCAGGCAACCATTCATCATGGTATGCTGCCCGCAGCAGTGACCCGAAAGAAAATTTCAAGACAATCACTTTCCACCCTGCCATGGAATTCTACTTCAAAGCAGGCGGAGCATCGGTCGAATTCGATGCCGCGCCCGGCAAAATGACCTTCGCCAGACTCGGACTCTGGGATGAGAAGCCCTTCATGGCGATTGTGCCGGGTGAAGTTGTGGACCTGCCCGCCGAAGAGCGAAAGAGACTCAATGCGCAGACAGACCCGACATGGCCGCACGTGCACGCGAAGCTCGACTGCAGCATAGATGAGTTTATATCCGCATTCCCGGCTAACCATGCCCAGGGAGTCTTTGGTGATGTGGTCAAAGAGCTTAACTATTACTGCGAGATCAATGGAATAACCCCGATAATCCTCGGCCCGGCAAAAGATAAGCGCACAAAACCCGTCTGGGAGATGGTCCGGTAA
- a CDS encoding ribulokinase, translated as MRYALGIDFGTLSARALLVDVETGCEVATSVYEYPHGVIDDVLPASGEKLPPDWALQDPRDYLTALEKIVRSVMADADAKPQYVVGIGLDFTACTILPIDKNGDPLCFDPRWEKNPHAWVKLWKHHAAQPEANRITETALALGETFLNRYGGKVSSEWLFPKVLQILDESPEVYDAADKFIEAGDWIAMKLTGVEARSACAAGYKSMWSKKEGFPSNDFLRALDPRIEHIIDEKMNRNILPVGAKSGELTSEMAQILGLAPGTAVAVSVIDAHAAVPAATVTKDGTMVIIMGTSSCHIILGRQPRNVEGISGYVEDGVIPGYYGFEAGQCCVGDHFAWFVENCVPASYINEADSRGVGIHDLLIEKASKLKPGESGLLALDWWNGNRSVLVDADLTGMIVGMKLDTKPEDIYRALIEATAFGTKVIIDAFERNGIAVDEIVACGGLAEKNQLLMQIYADVTNREFKVAASAQTCALGSAMWGAVAAGRAKGGYDNVTQAAEKMASVKDISYKPDPKNHAIYSRLFAEYMKLHDYFGRGENNVMKVLKEIAD; from the coding sequence ATGAGATACGCGCTGGGGATCGACTTTGGAACGCTCTCAGCCCGCGCTCTGCTGGTGGATGTAGAGACCGGCTGTGAGGTCGCGACAAGCGTCTATGAGTATCCACACGGTGTGATTGACGATGTGTTGCCCGCCTCGGGCGAGAAACTGCCGCCTGACTGGGCTCTTCAGGACCCTCGTGATTACCTGACGGCTCTTGAAAAAATCGTCCGAAGCGTAATGGCAGATGCAGACGCGAAGCCTCAATACGTAGTCGGGATAGGCCTGGACTTCACTGCATGCACGATACTGCCCATAGACAAAAATGGTGATCCATTGTGCTTCGACCCCAGGTGGGAGAAAAACCCGCATGCATGGGTCAAGCTCTGGAAGCATCATGCGGCTCAGCCGGAGGCGAACAGAATAACAGAAACAGCCCTGGCACTGGGTGAGACTTTTCTGAACAGATACGGCGGCAAAGTCAGCTCAGAGTGGCTTTTTCCGAAGGTCCTGCAGATACTCGATGAGTCACCAGAGGTATATGATGCGGCGGACAAGTTCATAGAAGCGGGTGACTGGATCGCAATGAAGCTCACCGGCGTCGAGGCAAGAAGCGCATGCGCAGCGGGATATAAATCTATGTGGAGCAAAAAAGAAGGCTTCCCGTCAAATGACTTCCTGCGCGCGCTGGACCCGAGGATTGAACACATAATCGATGAGAAGATGAACCGTAATATCCTGCCTGTAGGAGCAAAATCAGGCGAGCTTACATCAGAGATGGCTCAAATTTTAGGACTTGCGCCCGGAACAGCAGTAGCAGTCTCTGTTATTGATGCGCATGCCGCTGTCCCGGCTGCCACAGTCACCAAAGACGGCACGATGGTAATAATCATGGGCACCAGCAGTTGCCATATCATTCTCGGCAGGCAGCCCAGAAATGTCGAAGGCATCTCGGGGTATGTCGAGGACGGAGTCATACCGGGATACTACGGTTTTGAAGCCGGGCAGTGCTGTGTGGGAGACCACTTCGCATGGTTTGTCGAAAACTGCGTCCCGGCATCATATATTAATGAAGCAGATTCTCGCGGGGTCGGCATACACGATCTGCTTATCGAAAAAGCTTCGAAGCTGAAGCCGGGCGAGAGCGGTCTGCTGGCTCTCGACTGGTGGAACGGCAACAGAAGCGTGCTGGTAGATGCCGACCTCACCGGCATGATCGTGGGCATGAAGCTGGACACTAAGCCTGAAGATATATACCGGGCTCTCATCGAGGCGACTGCTTTCGGCACGAAGGTAATAATCGACGCTTTCGAGCGCAATGGTATTGCCGTTGACGAAATCGTCGCCTGTGGGGGTCTGGCGGAGAAGAACCAACTGCTGATGCAGATATATGCGGATGTCACAAACAGAGAGTTCAAAGTAGCCGCGTCCGCCCAGACATGCGCGCTAGGCTCGGCTATGTGGGGAGCTGTAGCCGCAGGCAGGGCAAAAGGCGGGTATGACAACGTAACCCAGGCTGCGGAGAAGATGGCATCTGTAAAGGACATCAGTTACAAGCCCGATCCGAAAAATCACGCCATATATTCGCGGCTCTTTGCCGAATATATGAAGCTGCATGACTACTTCGGGCGCGGCGAAAATAATGTGATGAAAGTCCTCAAAGAAATCGCAGACTAA
- a CDS encoding DeoR/GlpR family DNA-binding transcription regulator, translating to MNLRQTEISKLLTSEQEVSVQDLAERFGVSQMTIRRDLSYLEDEGLAIRNHGGAIVAGKLRYLRGAIPEQDGSSKSIAMGKLAATLISDGETVMVDSGPFSFEVALQLPRDMGITLATTSLGVAQALYGSRVKILLLGGFLRDDSPSLFGPLTEQALVGLTVDTLFVDCDGADSREGFYVTDLHAASLKQAMIRSSFRVVVVADSSKFNRRSFARFAVPQQVQYLVTDSGISPRDRANLEERGVKVLIAEDED from the coding sequence ATGAATCTTCGCCAAACAGAGATAAGCAAACTTTTAACATCAGAGCAGGAAGTCAGTGTTCAGGACTTGGCTGAGCGCTTTGGCGTGTCTCAGATGACAATCCGGCGGGACCTGTCATATCTTGAGGATGAAGGTCTTGCCATTCGAAATCATGGAGGCGCTATAGTTGCAGGCAAGCTGCGTTACCTGCGCGGTGCAATCCCGGAGCAGGATGGCTCTTCCAAAAGCATAGCTATGGGAAAGCTTGCGGCAACCCTGATAAGTGATGGGGAAACCGTAATGGTGGACAGTGGGCCTTTCTCATTTGAGGTTGCCCTTCAACTTCCGCGAGATATGGGAATCACACTCGCCACCACGTCTCTTGGAGTTGCGCAGGCTCTATACGGGTCACGTGTCAAAATTCTGCTTCTAGGCGGTTTTCTCAGAGACGACAGTCCCAGTCTCTTTGGACCCTTGACGGAGCAGGCGCTTGTGGGTCTTACAGTAGACACTCTGTTTGTGGACTGTGACGGCGCGGACAGCAGGGAAGGCTTTTATGTTACCGATCTTCATGCCGCGTCCCTGAAGCAGGCGATGATACGTTCTTCGTTCCGTGTTGTTGTGGTAGCGGACAGCTCCAAGTTCAATCGCCGTTCATTTGCTCGCTTTGCAGTCCCTCAGCAGGTCCAGTATCTGGTAACTGATTCCGGAATTTCCCCACGAGACCGCGCCAATCTTGAAGAACGCGGCGTCAAGGTACTGATTGCCGAAGATGAAGATTAG
- a CDS encoding glucuronate isomerase, translated as MEITTTNIRDMVTRAVMETAVTDIHTHIYPHCFGEILLWGIDELLTYHYLVAETMRWVDITYEKFWTMSKTDQADLVWKTLFIDHSPVSEACRGVLTTLNALGLDTSSRDLASYRKFFAEKKADDYVDLVFKIANLDSVIMTNDPFDDLERPSWLNDTPVDPRFKAALRIDILLNNWDNAVHALNKMGYEVDTGFGGDTNSEVRRFLTDWITKINAVYMAVSLPPTFAFPEESSRGRLIQKCVLPVAAEMGKPLALMVGVKKLTNPALRLAGDSVGKSNIDVIEHLCCNHPDVKFLVTMLARENQHELCVAARKFRNLHIFGCWWFLNNPSLIDEMARMRLELLGLSMTPQHSDARVLDQLIYKWAHSRRIIGEALVDKYIDLAATGWQVTEKEIRRDVADLFGGSFRQFIK; from the coding sequence ATGGAAATAACCACTACCAACATCCGAGATATGGTCACGAGGGCTGTCATGGAGACAGCGGTGACCGATATCCACACTCATATCTATCCACACTGCTTTGGAGAAATTCTGCTCTGGGGAATTGACGAACTGTTGACCTATCACTACCTGGTTGCCGAGACCATGCGCTGGGTCGATATCACGTATGAAAAGTTCTGGACAATGTCCAAGACCGACCAGGCCGATCTTGTGTGGAAGACACTCTTTATTGATCACTCGCCGGTCAGCGAGGCATGTCGGGGAGTGCTGACCACTCTGAATGCGCTCGGGCTCGACACTTCCTCACGCGACCTGGCATCATACCGCAAATTTTTTGCCGAAAAGAAGGCCGACGACTATGTGGACCTGGTTTTCAAGATCGCCAATCTGGACAGTGTAATTATGACAAACGATCCGTTCGACGACCTCGAACGACCATCGTGGCTTAATGACACGCCGGTCGACCCCAGGTTCAAAGCGGCGCTGCGCATCGACATCCTGCTCAACAACTGGGATAACGCCGTCCATGCGCTAAATAAAATGGGCTATGAGGTGGATACAGGCTTCGGCGGTGACACGAATTCCGAAGTCAGACGCTTCCTTACCGACTGGATCACAAAAATAAACGCCGTATATATGGCGGTCTCTCTCCCTCCGACATTCGCGTTCCCGGAGGAATCGTCGAGGGGACGACTAATACAAAAGTGTGTGCTGCCGGTGGCTGCCGAGATGGGCAAACCGCTTGCGCTGATGGTCGGGGTGAAGAAACTCACCAACCCGGCGCTGCGCCTGGCAGGTGACTCAGTTGGCAAGAGTAATATTGATGTGATCGAGCATCTGTGCTGCAATCACCCGGACGTGAAGTTCCTGGTGACGATGCTCGCTCGAGAAAACCAGCACGAGCTTTGCGTGGCCGCGCGCAAGTTCCGCAACCTGCACATATTCGGCTGCTGGTGGTTCCTCAACAACCCCAGCCTCATTGACGAGATGGCCCGTATGCGCCTGGAACTGCTTGGACTGAGCATGACTCCACAGCACTCCGATGCGCGCGTGCTTGATCAGCTTATATACAAGTGGGCTCACTCCCGGCGCATTATAGGCGAGGCGCTGGTAGACAAATATATCGATCTTGCCGCGACCGGCTGGCAAGTAACCGAAAAAGAAATACGCCGTGATGTAGCCGACCTCTTCGGCGGCAGCTTCCGGCAGTTTATCAAATAA
- a CDS encoding sugar phosphate isomerase/epimerase family protein → MCCDGSVGSIYKYADVGLIHFMAYPQTIKGDGPILETLQKICEDDYFTLVEITWMKDPEVRKAAKAMLQQAGMKYAFGGQPTLMSQKLNLNDPDEAARKKAVDQIKADIDEAYEMGCMATAFLSGKDPGPAGKAKGLELLYESVTEICEYAKGKGNMPIALETFDQVPYGKNTILGPTKDSVAFAEKVKAKYPSFGLMLDLSHMPLLGEKTMEMLEPAKDVLVHIHIGNCVMKDPSHPAYGDEHPRFGLCGGENGVDELAEFIQGLFKIGYFNDQGPKPMSFEVKPVAAFGESSEIVIANAKRALNKAWAMI, encoded by the coding sequence ATGTGCTGCGATGGTAGCGTAGGCTCAATCTACAAGTATGCTGACGTCGGTCTGATCCACTTTATGGCTTATCCGCAGACGATCAAGGGCGACGGTCCGATCCTTGAGACACTGCAAAAGATCTGTGAGGACGACTACTTCACGCTCGTCGAGATCACTTGGATGAAGGACCCCGAGGTCCGCAAGGCCGCGAAAGCGATGCTCCAGCAGGCAGGTATGAAGTATGCATTCGGCGGACAGCCGACCCTTATGAGCCAGAAGCTCAATCTCAATGACCCGGACGAGGCCGCTCGAAAGAAGGCCGTCGATCAGATCAAGGCCGACATCGACGAGGCATACGAGATGGGCTGCATGGCTACGGCATTTTTGAGCGGTAAAGACCCAGGTCCCGCCGGCAAAGCAAAGGGCCTTGAGCTGCTCTATGAATCCGTAACCGAAATTTGCGAATACGCCAAGGGCAAGGGCAATATGCCTATCGCACTGGAGACATTCGATCAGGTGCCATACGGCAAAAACACAATCCTCGGTCCGACTAAGGACTCAGTCGCGTTTGCTGAAAAGGTGAAGGCAAAATACCCGAGCTTTGGCCTAATGCTCGACCTGAGCCACATGCCGCTGCTCGGTGAGAAGACTATGGAGATGCTGGAACCGGCAAAGGATGTGCTGGTCCACATTCACATCGGAAACTGCGTGATGAAGGACCCGTCTCACCCCGCTTACGGTGATGAGCACCCGCGCTTTGGCCTTTGCGGCGGGGAGAACGGAGTGGACGAGCTTGCGGAGTTTATACAGGGACTTTTCAAGATCGGATACTTCAACGATCAGGGACCCAAGCCTATGAGTTTCGAGGTTAAGCCTGTCGCGGCATTCGGCGAGTCGTCCGAGATAGTGATCGCCAATGCCAAGCGCGCTCTAAACAAAGCCTGGGCAATGATATAA
- a CDS encoding superoxide dismutase: MHELSPLPYDYNSLEPYISEQIMRLHHDKHQAAYVAGLNKAEEELVKARAEGNYAVVSYWERQLAFNGSGDLLHTLFFTSMAPNSGGEPAGDLADQIKKDFGSFDAFKKQLSAAAVGVEGSGWVVLAWQPEFEKLYITQILNHQNNELSGAQPILALDVWEHAYYLQYQNRRADWVENWWNVINWNNVAKNLATALSYVPEKISASM; the protein is encoded by the coding sequence ATGCACGAACTATCCCCACTTCCCTATGATTACAATTCTTTGGAACCATATATCAGTGAGCAGATTATGCGCCTGCACCACGATAAGCACCAGGCTGCATATGTCGCGGGCTTGAACAAGGCCGAAGAGGAGCTTGTAAAAGCACGCGCGGAGGGCAATTATGCGGTAGTCTCATACTGGGAGCGGCAGCTTGCGTTCAACGGCTCGGGTGATCTGCTGCACACCCTTTTCTTTACAAGTATGGCTCCTAACTCCGGGGGCGAGCCGGCTGGAGACCTCGCCGACCAGATAAAGAAGGACTTCGGCAGTTTCGATGCCTTTAAGAAGCAGTTATCAGCCGCGGCCGTCGGGGTCGAGGGCAGCGGCTGGGTTGTACTGGCCTGGCAGCCTGAGTTTGAAAAGCTCTACATCACGCAAATCCTGAACCATCAGAATAACGAGCTTTCGGGAGCGCAGCCGATACTTGCGCTGGACGTATGGGAGCACGCCTATTATCTGCAATATCAGAACAGGCGCGCAGACTGGGTCGAGAACTGGTGGAACGTGATCAACTGGAATAATGTTGCCAAGAATCTGGCAACGGCCCTGTCATATGTGCCTGAAAAAATCAGTGCGAGTATGTAA
- a CDS encoding PHP domain-containing protein, whose translation MDRLADLHTHTTASDGCHTPTQVVEAAAKAGLAAVAITDHDTVGGIDEALDAGRRLKIEVIPGIEISTIYQDKVEVHMLGYFIDHKNPALIEKLDVLKNARWERARQMVEKLNAVGVPIGFERVLEIAQGGAVGRPHVARAICEVGAASSMDSAFGRFLQEGGPGYVPRYKVTPLEAMEIISGAGGVSCAAHVAKLRRDELLVELVGNGLRAIEVSHPDHSSAGRKFYKRFARSRGLIATGGSDAHGFAGNMRPGVGDVTVPYDVVIELRFASRLKGV comes from the coding sequence ATGGATAGACTTGCGGATTTACACACTCATACTACAGCCTCGGACGGCTGCCATACTCCGACGCAGGTGGTCGAGGCCGCCGCGAAAGCGGGGCTTGCCGCTGTGGCGATTACGGACCACGATACTGTCGGTGGAATAGACGAAGCTCTGGATGCGGGCAGGCGATTGAAGATAGAGGTCATACCCGGAATCGAGATCAGCACAATTTATCAGGATAAAGTCGAGGTGCATATGCTCGGCTATTTTATCGACCACAAGAACCCCGCATTAATCGAGAAACTCGACGTACTTAAAAATGCCCGATGGGAGCGCGCCAGGCAGATGGTCGAAAAGCTCAACGCTGTGGGTGTGCCTATCGGTTTTGAGAGAGTATTGGAGATTGCGCAGGGTGGGGCTGTCGGCAGGCCGCATGTAGCCAGGGCTATATGTGAGGTTGGCGCGGCTTCTTCCATGGACTCGGCGTTCGGCAGGTTTTTGCAGGAAGGCGGGCCGGGATATGTGCCGCGATATAAGGTGACACCACTGGAGGCGATGGAGATAATTTCCGGGGCCGGAGGGGTTTCATGCGCGGCGCATGTGGCAAAGCTAAGGAGAGATGAACTCCTTGTGGAACTGGTCGGCAATGGTCTTCGCGCTATAGAGGTGAGTCACCCGGATCATTCTTCTGCCGGACGGAAGTTCTATAAACGTTTTGCGCGGAGTCGTGGTCTGATAGCAACCGGCGGCTCGGACGCTCATGGTTTCGCCGGGAATATGCGGCCGGGTGTGGGAGATGTGACCGTTCCATATGATGTGGTCATCGAACTGAGATTTGCATCTCGACTTAAGGGGGTGTAG
- a CDS encoding DUF58 domain-containing protein, with protein MSKQIYACANWFAPTGKTMIFTIRLIIMLIIGALMIGFSGWSGALATGGIVTIALAVVAAAGEWLWLVRGKAVEITRICDEKLSLGAPNPVRLILRNSDYRALRGIVREEYPEGFDARGNVAPFAMSARSEWETTYHVLPPNRGDYEFMDICVRLFGPLGLVIRQYKIPARQRCKVYPNLLDMRRYEIGLKREHAVQPGQRFMRIRGRGTEFESLREYVPDDEFRAVDWKATARRGKLVTRLYQQERSQNILIVLDCGRIMGPVIDGLTRLDHSINASMMLAHVAAIKGDKVGLMTFGEDIISYSPPRSGKSQTLSLLRLAYNLKDAEGDSNYYRAVPYLSRKCTRRSLIVFFTDLVDPESSKPMISQIASLTRKHLCLVVTMADPAVSDAAHIKVESGEMRVESAEDAFKAAAARQVLQARKQAAARLARAGAIVLDVPPDKFTPSVINEYLSIKGRGQL; from the coding sequence TTGAGTAAGCAGATTTATGCTTGCGCTAATTGGTTTGCGCCGACTGGAAAAACTATGATCTTTACAATCAGACTCATAATAATGCTGATAATTGGGGCGCTGATGATCGGCTTTTCAGGCTGGTCCGGGGCGCTTGCGACCGGCGGGATCGTGACAATTGCGCTCGCTGTTGTCGCGGCGGCAGGGGAATGGCTGTGGCTCGTGCGTGGTAAGGCAGTAGAGATCACGCGCATCTGCGACGAGAAGCTCTCACTGGGTGCACCAAACCCCGTGCGCCTGATTCTGCGAAACTCGGACTATCGGGCGCTTAGGGGCATAGTTCGTGAAGAGTATCCGGAAGGATTCGACGCGCGAGGCAACGTTGCGCCTTTCGCTATGTCCGCCCGGTCCGAGTGGGAGACAACCTACCATGTGCTCCCTCCAAACAGGGGCGACTATGAATTTATGGACATATGCGTCCGGCTGTTCGGGCCTCTGGGGCTGGTCATCCGGCAGTATAAAATCCCCGCAAGACAGCGCTGCAAGGTCTATCCCAACCTGTTGGATATGCGCAGATATGAGATCGGCCTGAAGCGCGAGCACGCGGTCCAACCCGGGCAGCGGTTCATGCGAATTCGCGGCAGGGGCACAGAGTTCGAGTCACTCAGGGAATACGTGCCCGATGACGAGTTTCGCGCAGTAGACTGGAAAGCGACAGCGCGCCGCGGCAAGCTGGTGACCAGGCTCTATCAGCAGGAGAGATCGCAGAATATACTCATCGTCCTGGACTGCGGGCGGATCATGGGCCCAGTGATAGACGGGCTTACCAGGCTCGACCACAGCATAAATGCATCCATGATGCTCGCGCATGTGGCGGCGATAAAGGGCGACAAAGTCGGGCTGATGACCTTCGGCGAAGACATCATCAGCTACTCGCCTCCCAGATCGGGCAAGAGCCAGACCCTGAGCCTGCTGCGTCTCGCCTATAACCTCAAAGACGCCGAAGGTGACTCCAACTACTACCGCGCAGTGCCGTATCTATCGAGAAAATGTACCCGCCGTAGCCTGATAGTCTTCTTTACTGACCTGGTCGACCCTGAATCTTCAAAGCCTATGATCTCACAGATCGCAAGCCTCACCAGGAAGCACCTGTGCCTGGTCGTTACAATGGCAGACCCGGCTGTCTCTGATGCCGCACACATAAAAGTGGAAAGTGGAGAGATGAGAGTGGAGAGCGCGGAGGATGCATTCAAGGCAGCAGCAGCCAGGCAGGTCCTGCAGGCGAGAAAACAGGCAGCCGCACGGCTGGCACGGGCTGGAGCAATTGTGCTGGACGTCCCCCCTGATAAGTTCACGCCATCGGTCATAAACGAATACTTGAGCATCAAAGGCAGAGGACAACTCTAG